One segment of Chionomys nivalis chromosome 1, mChiNiv1.1, whole genome shotgun sequence DNA contains the following:
- the Hrh1 gene encoding histamine H1 receptor yields the protein MSLLNTSTFKDKMCEGNRTAMASPQLLPLVVVLSSISLVTVGLNLLVLYAVHSERKLHTVGNLYIVSLSVADLIVGAVVMPMNILYLIMARWSLGRPLCLFWLSMDYVASTASIFSVFILCIDRYRSVQQPLRYLRYRTKTRASATILGAWFLSFLWVIPILGWHHFTPSPSVLREDKCETDFYNVTWFKVMTAIINFYLPTLLMLWFYVRIYKAVRQHCQHRQLTNGSLPSFLEIKSKSEDVKEGTKKPGKESPWGVLKRPSRDPSGGLDQKSTSEDPKKMNSPTVFSQEEDRKAVTRHCFHLDITQAVAEGGGRGSETNDQALRQLKMDEQNLNACRRISETSEDQTLVDRQSFSRTTDSDPSTEPGPGRDKLRSGSNSGLDYIKITWKRLRSHSRQYVSGLHLNRERKAAKQLGFIMAAFILCWIPYFIFFMVIAFCTSCCSEPVHMFTIWLGYINSTLNPLIYPLCNENFKKTFKKILHIRP from the coding sequence ATGAGCCTTCTCAACACTTCAACCTTCAAAGACAAGATGTGTGAGGGGAACAGGACCGCCATGGCCAGCCCTCAGTTGCTGCCCCTGGTGGTGGTTCTAAGTAGCATCTCCCTGGTCACAGTGGGTCTCAACCTGCTGGTGCTCTATGCTGTGCACAGTGAGCGCAAGCTGCACACCGTGGGCAACCTGTACATTGTCAGCCTGTCGGTAGCAGACCTGATCGTAGGTGCGGTCGTCATGCCCATGAACATCCTTTACCTCATCATGGCCAGGTGGTCCCTGGGCCGCCCCCTTTGCCTCTTTTGGCTCTCCATGGATTATGTGGCCAGcacagcatccatcttcagtgtCTTCATCCTTTGTATTGATCGATACCGCTCTGTCCAGCAACCCCTCCGGTACCTGAGGTATCGCACCAAGACCCGCGCATCAGCCACCATCCTGGGGGCCtggtttctctccttcctgtggGTTATACCCATTCTTGGCTGGCATCACTTCACACCCTCACCCTCAGTGCTTCGGGAAGACAAGTGTGAGACAGACTTCTACAATGTTACTTGGTTCAAGGTCATGACCGCCATCATCAACTTCTACCTCCCCACGTTGCTCATGCTCTGGTTCTATGTAAGGATCTACAAGGCCGTGCGGCAACACTGCCAGCACCGCCAGCTCACCAAtggctccctcccttccttcttagaGATCAAGTCAAAGTCAGAGGATGTCAAGGAGGGTACCAAGAAACCTGGGAAAGAGTCTCCCTGGGGGGTCCTGAAAAGGCCATCAAGAGACCCTAGTGGAGGCCTGGATCAGAAATCGACATCAGAAGACCCCAAGAAGATGAACTCTCCGACTGTCTTCAGTCAAGAAGAGGATAGAAAAGCAGTCACACGCCACTGTTTTCATCTTGACATCACACAGGCTGTGGCTGAGGGGGGTGGCAGGGGCTCAGAGACCAATGACCAGGCCCTGCGCCAGCTCAAAATGGATGAGCAGAACCTGAATGCTTGCCGGCGGATCAGTGAGACATCGGAGGACCAGACCTTGGTGGATCGACAGTCCTTCTCACGGACCACGGACTCTGACCCCAGCACAGAGCCAGGGCCGGGCAGAGACAAACTGAGAAGTGGATCTAACAGTGGCCTAGATTACATCAAGATCACCTGGAAGAGACTCCGCTCACATTCCAGACAGTATGTGTCTGGGCTGCACTTGAACCGAGAACGGAAGGCAGCCAAGCAGTTGGGTTTTATCATGGCGGCCTTCATCCTTTGCTGGATTCCCTACTTCATCTTCTTCATGGTCATTGCCTTCTGCACGAGCTGCTGCAGTGAACCCGTGCACATGTTCACCATCTGGCTGGGCTACATCAACTCCACGCTGAACCCCCTCATCTACCCGCTGTGCAACGAGAACTTCAAGAAGACATTCAAGAAAATTCTGCACATTCGCCCCTAA